A genomic segment from Patescibacteria group bacterium encodes:
- a CDS encoding AAA family ATPase — protein MQKPIVIAICNRKGGTGKTNIAVNLPAFLAYFGKKVLLIDLDPQSNASSGLGQENNDKGIYEVLSKEISLGASMNEVLPNFWLSPATPNLVGADIELVNADNRESILSQVVKSFFNNTENEFDFVFIDTPPSFGLITLNAMVAADEILIPVQTEYYALEGLTQLIQSINLIKQELKPDLSIMGAVLTMYDKRNKLSYDVWQELYKNFPYKIFRTVIPRNTSLAEAPSHSKTILEHAPKSKGANAYKRLAKEILFEHKNF, from the coding sequence ATGCAAAAACCAATTGTAATAGCAATTTGTAATAGAAAAGGAGGAACTGGCAAAACAAATATAGCTGTAAATTTGCCAGCTTTTCTGGCTTATTTTGGCAAAAAAGTTTTATTAATTGATTTAGACCCTCAATCAAACGCAAGTTCTGGATTAGGACAGGAAAATAATGACAAGGGAATTTATGAAGTATTAAGTAAAGAGATATCTTTAGGGGCATCAATGAACGAGGTTTTACCTAACTTTTGGCTTTCCCCGGCAACTCCTAATTTAGTGGGAGCTGACATTGAGTTAGTAAATGCAGATAATAGAGAATCAATTTTATCTCAAGTTGTAAAATCATTTTTTAATAATACTGAAAATGAATTTGATTTTGTTTTTATTGACACACCTCCTTCTTTTGGATTAATTACATTGAATGCAATGGTGGCAGCAGATGAAATACTTATCCCTGTTCAAACAGAATACTATGCTTTAGAGGGGCTCACACAGCTCATTCAATCAATTAACTTAATAAAACAAGAATTGAAACCAGATTTATCAATCATGGGAGCTGTTTTAACAATGTATGATAAAAGAAATAAACTTTCATATGATGTTTGGCAAGAACTTTATAAGAATTTTCCTTATAAAATATTTAGAACAGTAATACCAAGAAATACTTCTTTAGCAGAAGCTCCTAGTCATAGTAAAACAATTTTAGAGCATGCTCCAAAATCAAAAGGTGCTAATGCCTATAAAAGATTAGCCAAAGAAATTTTATTTGAACATAAAAATTTTTAA
- a CDS encoding ParB/RepB/Spo0J family partition protein, whose translation MSLGRGIGALIPSKSIRKHSQEVLGKTKENVLLIPINQINPNPNQPRKNFAHSEMEELINSIKKNGIIQPIILTKISSSPDKYEIIAGERRWRSAKFLEMDEVPSLVRSIKNNEKLEISLIENIQRKDLNPMENAVAYQRLIDEFNLTQEQISERIGKSRANIANTLRLLTLPDIIQQAVRDERITEGHAKALLAIKNEQSRKLMLKRILGAGLTVRETAQIAAGNKFRKKITPDRNLLAKEEELSLFLETKVKLQPTVKKVKIIIEAYNNDDLNRIINKIQKHK comes from the coding sequence ATGTCTTTAGGAAGAGGAATAGGGGCTTTAATCCCTTCAAAATCAATTAGAAAACACTCACAAGAAGTTTTGGGAAAAACAAAAGAAAATGTTTTGTTAATACCAATAAATCAAATTAATCCAAACCCAAATCAACCAAGAAAAAATTTTGCTCATTCTGAAATGGAAGAATTAATTAATTCAATTAAAAAAAATGGGATTATTCAGCCAATAATTCTTACTAAAATTTCTTCATCGCCTGATAAATATGAAATAATTGCAGGAGAAAGACGTTGGCGGTCTGCTAAATTTTTAGAAATGGATGAAGTGCCGTCATTGGTTCGCTCAATTAAAAATAATGAAAAATTAGAAATTTCTTTAATAGAAAATATTCAAAGAAAAGACTTAAATCCAATGGAAAATGCAGTTGCTTATCAAAGATTAATTGATGAATTTAATCTAACTCAAGAGCAAATATCAGAGAGGATAGGGAAGTCAAGAGCAAACATTGCTAATACATTACGATTATTAACTTTGCCAGACATAATTCAACAAGCAGTTAGAGACGAAAGGATAACAGAGGGACATGCTAAGGCCTTACTAGCAATTAAAAATGAACAAAGTAGAAAATTAATGTTAAAAAGAATACTTGGAGCAGGATTGACTGTTAGGGAAACAGCTCAAATAGCAGCTGGCAATAAATTTAGAAAAAAAATAACTCCTGATAGAAATTTATTAGCCAAAGAAGAAGAATTATCATTATTTCTTGAAACAAAAGTTAAATTACAGCCAACCGTGAAAAAAGTTAAAATTATTATTGAAGCATATAATAATGATGATTTAAATAGAATAATAAATAAAATACAAAAACATAAATAA
- a CDS encoding Ig-like domain-containing protein produces MKNIFKIIFLLLFFAFLFFSPLANVLAQNEMNLNQGLSDFGNTAGYGQADLPQVVGNIIKIVLGLLGLIGVIIIITGGVIWLTSAGDPEKIKKARRIMQEGIIGMIIILSSYAIVAFIMTRFAGITGEGWTGSGGDPGGSGSYGDVFKITKIETTHGGDEASYHQDVYLCSAVQPLFNSRVNSGKIDDLVLDESIKITNNVGEIFTGTWQTRNNAIIFKHVATLFDANTNYSAYLPKQILDSQGRTLQECIASGNCQETGSNFIWDFTTGETTDIINPEVTSTYPISDINDLDYPDTNVSMNPVIQVRFSEPIDVTTVMDENNNLIANNIWVDKLSEEGGAIEETFMADVWEVEMAGNGFNLELIDSNLLESFTWYRIHVEHIMDLCGNEMTEAKEWEFQTNDSSPGIKSWHPTGDNTCPDADIMAVFNTSMYNKRVEITLTGGGDNINISINPSQVGEPYSVQFAGGTFRVDDVQNMNKFKVFILELDNNLQNNTPYNVSIMTDLVMNQQGDLLTHSWDFTSATLETCVCSPFISRLTPDQGSEGECLTIHGSCLAGTTYQPAEPFDVNFVAGAATSTIITMPVQGYDGRYITTMVPSDNEGADYLEGDILDVKTSIVYEDSGQSLESNSSQFYVDSLFQAQGPCLFKITPAYGYPNINNVDLRGIRFDEESELSQVRFYSNKIASYDSWTDIKVSSALVPLGTVTGDVVLINNIGQSNPLPFTSLDHQLPVITEISPNRGTNDITIPTYITITGEHFSNNKGQKYIGFKDSQENIYTAEIGCNNWSDTKIVAVVPAELTMDESYQVAVIDPYWGESNKEDFFVTAEFHPAICKLNPNNGNVGDNIDINGISFGNDIGDSNVTFAGTTIDGIDENNWENISIGFNVPNNQEQEADVIVRVRSPIETGFPLKASNPVPFYKPPKIIKITPDNGPLTTWITIKGENFGSSFGNVYFKYNGINYLADSLPDFCPSNWTNEQIIVVVPNELPALSEESNNYDVDVFIETSAGINSNEKSWEVNKSPLGPALCSIDPYYGLVGYSPIEIKGVRFTLEPEITGRELIFKNNKLAGVLSWVSDTLIDDIAVPAQAVTGGVFVRKKIKTNFRLVCNGFQFGETCFGDWEEIWDEEWINSNSLHFMTEIPEGEELLMVAQRNDCSSSYRTPNPWPDSDYACKNAGILVEFNQIVTTGLNNNNIIIKKCNSANEDFDQEDCVVISGSIIEMQLSNYTGVKFEPDNLLDANYWYQAIIKSGPSGVVGETGNQLDGNENGFEDNTPNDDYVWKFKTNNQEELCPVEQVMLIENVPADELPGKIIHPNTRDYFSSAIGPNCQILTSGMTWAWASSDIGIATITPQTEPSQAQAESVSLGEIDIVSTTTLDGQDTEAQIHLEVATQINIESINPSNNESGVCRNIFPIIVFNQKANLATISSTTINFYGKYEASQTELNCYEEAQGVWWCELPIVISKFHNANNKTEVYINVGLLIANNDYKIEISGGENGIYSFYDIVMGNDYLFEFSTKEDICSANLIDIDVIPEIIENTQEISENDFIFFNAGDDIDFMATVKDDDNNQIIQVTNLYEWQWLWSSSDQEIININDSSTTDNETGVVQNNNGNSEIIGGIEIIIDALNQTVGDQYLKKIQTKVFLCENPWFYQDWTGGTNYGNAVGENEETNFELLYCRD; encoded by the coding sequence ATGAAGAATATTTTTAAAATTATATTTTTATTATTATTTTTTGCTTTTTTATTTTTTTCACCTCTTGCTAATGTTTTAGCTCAAAATGAAATGAATCTTAACCAAGGCTTGTCAGATTTTGGCAACACAGCCGGGTATGGACAAGCTGATTTACCTCAAGTTGTTGGCAATATTATAAAAATCGTGCTTGGTTTACTCGGATTAATCGGTGTAATTATAATAATAACAGGAGGGGTTATTTGGTTAACTTCAGCTGGTGACCCTGAAAAAATAAAAAAAGCTAGAAGAATTATGCAAGAAGGCATAATTGGAATGATAATTATTCTTTCTTCGTATGCAATAGTGGCTTTTATAATGACTAGATTTGCTGGAATTACAGGGGAGGGGTGGACAGGATCAGGAGGAGACCCAGGTGGTTCTGGTTCATATGGTGATGTTTTTAAAATAACCAAAATTGAGACAACTCATGGTGGGGATGAGGCAAGCTATCATCAAGATGTATATCTTTGTTCAGCTGTTCAGCCCCTTTTTAATTCTAGGGTTAATAGCGGGAAAATAGATGATTTAGTTCTTGATGAAAGCATAAAAATAACTAATAATGTTGGAGAAATTTTTACTGGAACATGGCAAACACGTAATAATGCTATTATTTTTAAACATGTGGCTACACTTTTTGATGCTAATACTAATTATTCTGCTTATTTACCAAAACAAATATTAGATTCGCAGGGCCGGACATTACAAGAATGTATTGCCTCGGGTAATTGTCAAGAAACAGGCAGTAATTTTATTTGGGATTTTACAACCGGAGAAACAACAGACATCATTAATCCGGAAGTTACTTCAACTTATCCAATTTCTGATATTAATGACCTTGATTATCCAGACACAAATGTCTCCATGAACCCAGTTATTCAAGTAAGATTTTCAGAGCCGATTGATGTGACGACAGTAATGGACGAAAACAATAATTTAATAGCAAATAATATTTGGGTAGACAAATTGAGTGAAGAAGGAGGAGCAATAGAAGAAACATTTATGGCTGATGTTTGGGAGGTAGAGATGGCTGGTAATGGTTTTAATTTAGAATTAATTGATAGTAATTTATTGGAATCATTTACTTGGTATAGAATTCACGTTGAACATATTATGGACCTTTGTGGCAATGAAATGACTGAAGCAAAAGAGTGGGAATTTCAAACAAATGATTCATCTCCTGGCATAAAATCATGGCATCCTACTGGAGACAATACCTGTCCAGATGCTGACATTATGGCTGTTTTCAATACATCTATGTATAACAAACGGGTTGAAATTACTTTAACAGGGGGAGGGGACAATATAAACATAAGCATAAACCCATCTCAAGTTGGCGAACCATACTCTGTTCAATTTGCGGGTGGAACATTTAGGGTTGATGATGTTCAAAATATGAACAAATTCAAGGTTTTTATACTTGAATTAGACAATAATTTGCAAAATAATACACCATATAATGTATCTATAATGACTGATTTAGTGATGAATCAGCAAGGAGATTTACTCACACATTCATGGGATTTTACTTCAGCTACTTTAGAAACATGTGTTTGTTCTCCATTTATTTCGCGGTTAACCCCGGATCAAGGATCAGAAGGGGAGTGTTTGACAATTCATGGTTCATGTTTGGCCGGGACAACTTATCAGCCAGCCGAACCTTTTGATGTTAATTTTGTTGCCGGGGCAGCCACAAGTACTATTATCACAATGCCTGTTCAAGGTTATGACGGGCGATACATTACTACAATGGTTCCGTCTGACAATGAAGGGGCAGACTACTTGGAGGGGGATATACTTGATGTTAAAACATCAATTGTTTATGAAGATAGTGGGCAGTCCTTGGAAAGTAATTCTTCTCAATTTTATGTTGATAGTTTGTTTCAGGCACAAGGACCATGCTTATTTAAAATAACACCTGCTTATGGTTATCCAAACATAAATAATGTTGATTTAAGAGGAATAAGATTTGATGAGGAATCTGAATTATCTCAAGTAAGGTTTTATTCTAATAAAATTGCTTCTTATGATTCATGGACAGATATTAAAGTATCTTCAGCACTGGTTCCTCTTGGAACAGTCACAGGTGATGTTGTTTTAATTAATAACATTGGTCAAAGCAATCCTTTGCCTTTCACTTCTTTAGACCATCAATTGCCAGTTATCACGGAAATTAGTCCAAATAGAGGAACAAATGATATTACCATCCCAACTTATATTACTATTACGGGGGAACATTTTAGTAATAATAAAGGACAAAAATATATTGGGTTTAAGGATTCACAAGAAAACATTTATACAGCTGAAATAGGTTGTAATAATTGGTCAGATACAAAAATTGTAGCAGTTGTTCCAGCAGAGCTAACAATGGATGAAAGTTATCAGGTAGCTGTAATTGATCCTTATTGGGGAGAAAGCAATAAAGAAGATTTCTTCGTTACTGCTGAATTTCATCCGGCAATTTGTAAATTAAACCCAAATAATGGTAATGTTGGAGATAATATTGATATTAATGGAATTAGTTTTGGTAATGATATTGGGGATAGTAATGTTACTTTTGCGGGCACAACTATTGATGGAATTGACGAGAATAATTGGGAAAATATATCAATTGGTTTTAATGTGCCAAACAATCAAGAACAAGAAGCAGATGTTATTGTTAGGGTTCGCTCACCAATTGAAACAGGATTTCCCTTAAAGGCGTCTAATCCGGTTCCATTTTATAAACCACCTAAAATTATTAAAATTACTCCTGATAATGGGCCCTTGACAACTTGGATAACTATTAAAGGCGAAAACTTTGGTTCATCTTTTGGAAATGTTTATTTTAAATATAATGGAATTAATTATTTAGCTGATTCTTTGCCAGATTTTTGTCCATCTAACTGGACTAATGAACAAATTATTGTTGTGGTGCCAAACGAATTGCCTGCTCTTTCAGAAGAATCAAATAATTATGATGTTGATGTTTTCATTGAAACATCAGCTGGAATTAATAGTAATGAAAAATCATGGGAAGTTAATAAAAGCCCATTAGGCCCAGCTTTGTGTTCAATAGATCCTTATTATGGGCTAGTAGGGTATTCTCCTATTGAAATAAAGGGAGTGAGATTTACCTTAGAACCTGAAATTACGGGTAGAGAACTAATTTTTAAAAATAATAAATTGGCTGGAGTTTTATCATGGGTATCTGATACTTTAATAGATGATATTGCTGTACCAGCTCAAGCAGTTACAGGAGGAGTGTTTGTAAGGAAAAAAATTAAAACAAATTTTCGTTTAGTTTGTAATGGTTTTCAGTTTGGGGAGACCTGTTTTGGTGATTGGGAAGAAATATGGGATGAAGAATGGATAAATAGCAATTCTTTACATTTTATGACTGAAATTCCAGAAGGAGAAGAGTTATTAATGGTAGCCCAAAGGAATGATTGTTCTTCTTCATACAGAACTCCAAACCCATGGCCTGACTCAGATTATGCTTGTAAAAACGCAGGCATTTTAGTTGAATTTAATCAAATTGTAACTACTGGGTTAAATAATAATAATATTATTATTAAAAAATGTAATTCTGCTAATGAAGATTTTGATCAAGAGGATTGCGTTGTAATTAGTGGCTCAATAATAGAAATGCAATTATCAAATTATACTGGGGTTAAATTTGAACCAGATAATCTTTTAGATGCTAATTATTGGTATCAGGCAATTATTAAAAGTGGTCCTAGCGGTGTTGTAGGAGAAACAGGCAATCAATTAGATGGTAACGAAAATGGATTTGAAGATAACACTCCTAATGATGATTATGTTTGGAAATTTAAAACAAATAATCAAGAAGAACTTTGTCCGGTTGAACAGGTTATGCTTATTGAAAATGTTCCAGCAGATGAATTGCCAGGAAAAATTATCCACCCTAATACAAGAGATTATTTTTCTTCTGCCATTGGTCCAAATTGTCAGATTTTAACAAGTGGTATGACATGGGCATGGGCATCATCAGATATTGGCATTGCTACAATAACACCACAAACAGAACCATCTCAAGCTCAAGCAGAATCTGTTTCTTTGGGTGAAATTGATATTGTTTCAACCACAACTCTTGATGGGCAAGATACGGAAGCACAAATTCATTTAGAGGTTGCTACACAAATTAATATAGAGTCAATCAATCCAAGTAATAATGAATCTGGTGTTTGTAGAAATATTTTTCCTATTATTGTATTTAATCAAAAGGCAAACTTAGCCACTATTTCATCAACCACAATAAATTTTTATGGCAAATATGAGGCATCTCAGACAGAATTAAATTGTTATGAAGAAGCGCAAGGTGTTTGGTGGTGTGAATTGCCAATTGTTATATCTAAATTTCATAATGCTAATAATAAAACAGAAGTTTATATAAATGTAGGATTATTAATAGCCAATAATGATTATAAGATAGAAATCAGTGGAGGAGAAAATGGAATATATAGTTTTTATGATATTGTCATGGGAAATGATTATTTGTTTGAATTTTCAACCAAAGAAGATATTTGTTCGGCAAACTTAATAGATATAGACGTAATTCCTGAAATTATTGAAAATACTCAAGAAATTTCAGAGAATGATTTTATCTTTTTTAATGCAGGAGATGATATTGATTTTATGGCAACAGTAAAAGATGATGACAATAATCAAATTATACAAGTGACAAACCTATATGAATGGCAATGGTTATGGTCATCTTCTGACCAAGAGATAATCAATATTAATGATTCGTCAACTACTGATAATGAAACAGGGGTGGTTCAAAATAATAATGGGAACTCTGAAATAATAGGAGGCATTGAAATCATTATTGATGCTCTTAATCAGACAGTTGGGGATCAATATTTAAAAAAGATTCAAACCAAGGTTTTTTTATGTGAAAATCCTTGGTTTTATCAGGATTGGACAGGAGGAACCAATTATGGTAATGCTGTTGGTGAAAATGAAGAAACCAATTTTGAATTATTATATTGTAGGGATTAA
- a CDS encoding PAS domain-containing protein, with translation MDDFNKKIKFGFNKKIILIFLLLSILPISIIGFVSVSYTTKALEKEAFERFDSYHIEAKRIDAVLSKVKSSTKNLADFATNVYNNQAMFYRPDQWSTDNLFQGKDGQYGNSANEQSSVIVFNWVDFNDEIKKNLTLSSNLDFIFPSIKQENKNIDSLYIIGDNYSWYRLYPNYDAVPEKQGGVAIDVLPADLNKDGIDPIFWDNLDKKLNPGKQAKWSPPYLDVSGHGLVTSVLAPVYKDDKMIAVTGMDMKLSNITNRIIDIKLWETGYAFLIDSQAMAISFPVRAGADLEYKKENLKISEIRKYNLLANLSNQQFKNVISEMIEQKHVHEPKIVEFNKVKKYIASHPIENTGWVLGFVVPVNEVIQSAVLVKNFIIAILFLACFFLLIIIFFGSKLITKPMEELVKGVDEMSRGNLSYQIKIKTKDEIQVLGEKFNEMAVKLKQYYATLEAKVRQRTKQLAQAKNQIEREKNRIQAMLNSIGDGVFVIDNGQKLILINPSAVKISGFEANNCLGKKYDKVFEFLKENDNSVNKKFIIKAIDSGRTTSMRNHTVLVHKNKNKIPIACSSAPIKDENKNIIGAVIVFRDITQEREIERIKSEFVSLASHQLRTPATIIKWGVEMMLHQKKDNADKQEVEQIQRVHRGATRMIELINDLLDVSRMESSRLVFDLKQIQLKELTDKIIEEYKPYLAKKKAKVIFNKNLKSLPKVEVDLEKMRQIIIILLDNAVKYSPEGGEITIEIHTDDVKQQIIYSVKDNGVGIPAKEKDKIFNRFFRAENVSQKPGTGLGLYLAKGLIEAFGGEMGFKSKENQGATFYFKLPYNK, from the coding sequence ATGGACGATTTTAACAAAAAAATAAAATTTGGATTTAATAAAAAAATTATTCTCATTTTTTTATTATTATCTATTTTGCCAATTTCAATAATAGGATTTGTATCTGTTTCCTATACAACCAAGGCATTAGAAAAAGAAGCCTTTGAACGATTTGATTCTTATCACATAGAGGCAAAGAGAATTGACGCTGTTTTGTCAAAAGTAAAATCAAGTACTAAAAATTTAGCTGATTTTGCAACTAATGTTTATAATAATCAAGCCATGTTTTATCGTCCTGACCAATGGTCAACTGATAATCTTTTTCAAGGGAAAGACGGACAATATGGTAATAGCGCAAATGAACAGAGTTCAGTAATTGTTTTTAATTGGGTTGACTTTAATGATGAGATAAAAAAGAATTTAACACTATCTTCTAATTTGGATTTTATTTTTCCTTCTATAAAGCAAGAGAATAAAAATATAGATAGTTTATATATTATAGGAGACAATTATTCTTGGTATCGTCTTTATCCAAATTATGATGCTGTGCCTGAGAAACAAGGCGGAGTTGCTATTGATGTTTTGCCAGCTGATTTAAATAAAGATGGAATAGACCCTATTTTTTGGGACAATCTTGATAAAAAATTAAATCCAGGCAAACAAGCAAAATGGAGTCCACCATATCTTGATGTTAGTGGTCATGGATTAGTTACTTCTGTATTAGCCCCTGTTTATAAAGACGATAAAATGATTGCCGTAACAGGCATGGATATGAAATTGTCAAATATTACAAACAGAATAATTGATATTAAGTTATGGGAAACAGGTTATGCTTTTTTAATTGATTCTCAGGCCATGGCAATTAGTTTTCCAGTTAGAGCAGGAGCGGATTTAGAATATAAAAAAGAAAATTTAAAAATTTCCGAAATTAGAAAATATAATTTATTAGCTAATCTTTCAAATCAACAATTTAAAAATGTTATATCAGAAATGATAGAACAAAAACATGTTCATGAGCCAAAAATAGTTGAATTCAATAAAGTAAAAAAATACATTGCATCACATCCAATTGAAAATACAGGATGGGTACTTGGTTTTGTTGTGCCAGTTAATGAAGTTATTCAGAGTGCTGTGTTAGTGAAAAATTTTATAATAGCAATTCTTTTTTTGGCTTGTTTTTTTCTTTTAATAATAATATTTTTTGGGTCAAAATTAATTACAAAACCAATGGAAGAGCTAGTTAAAGGAGTTGATGAAATGAGCAGAGGGAATCTTTCATATCAAATCAAAATCAAAACAAAAGATGAAATTCAAGTTTTGGGTGAAAAGTTTAATGAAATGGCTGTTAAATTAAAACAATATTATGCTACTTTGGAAGCCAAAGTGAGACAAAGAACAAAACAGCTAGCTCAAGCGAAAAATCAGATTGAAAGAGAGAAAAACAGGATTCAAGCAATGCTAAATAGCATTGGTGACGGCGTTTTTGTTATTGATAATGGCCAAAAATTAATTTTAATAAATCCTTCAGCAGTTAAAATATCAGGTTTTGAAGCCAATAATTGTTTAGGCAAAAAATATGATAAAGTTTTTGAATTTTTAAAAGAAAATGATAATTCTGTTAATAAAAAATTTATTATTAAAGCAATAGATAGCGGTAGAACAACAAGTATGCGAAATCATACTGTGCTTGTTCATAAAAATAAAAACAAAATTCCAATAGCTTGTTCATCTGCTCCTATTAAAGACGAAAATAAAAATATTATTGGAGCGGTGATTGTTTTTAGGGACATTACTCAAGAAAGAGAAATAGAAAGAATAAAGTCAGAGTTTGTTTCTTTGGCTTCTCATCAATTAAGAACCCCTGCCACAATTATTAAATGGGGGGTAGAAATGATGTTACATCAAAAAAAAGACAATGCAGACAAGCAAGAAGTAGAACAAATACAAAGAGTTCATAGAGGGGCTACTAGAATGATTGAGTTAATTAATGATTTACTTGATGTCTCTAGAATGGAATCAAGTAGATTGGTTTTTGACTTAAAACAAATACAATTAAAAGAATTGACTGATAAAATAATAGAAGAATATAAGCCATATTTGGCCAAGAAAAAAGCAAAAGTAATCTTTAATAAAAATTTAAAATCTTTGCCAAAAGTTGAAGTTGATTTAGAGAAAATGCGGCAAATTATTATTATTTTACTTGATAATGCGGTTAAATATTCTCCAGAGGGAGGGGAAATTACAATAGAGATTCATACAGATGATGTGAAACAACAAATTATTTATTCAGTAAAAGATAATGGAGTTGGTATTCCTGCTAAAGAAAAAGATAAGATATTTAATCGATTTTTTAGAGCTGAAAATGTATCTCAAAAACCTGGTACAGGGCTAGGGCTTTATTTAGCCAAAGGGCTAATAGAAGCTTTTGGTGGAGAGATGGGCTTTAAATCAAAAGAGAATCAAGGGGCTACTTTTTATTTTAAATTACCTTATAATAAATAA
- a CDS encoding isoprenylcysteine carboxylmethyltransferase family protein: MKILLITGIIVYFLSRFSVVGLNGDFNDKGWRIKFYFISIILAEIITISVIVFQLFVDVWAWSLIEPYQSIGFLIFLAGVFISVWGRKELKNNWRTARCIAKPKILVDTGPYKYVRHPIYIGSLLMGIGFEMTLASYFLIIVLTLGTAFIINCMRQEEYFLTSWFKEYEEYKQKTKLPF, translated from the coding sequence ATGAAGATATTGTTAATTACAGGGATTATAGTTTATTTTTTGAGTAGATTTTCAGTTGTAGGGCTAAATGGTGATTTTAATGATAAAGGGTGGAGAATAAAATTTTATTTTATTTCTATTATCCTGGCAGAAATAATCACTATAAGCGTAATTGTTTTTCAGTTATTTGTTGATGTTTGGGCATGGTCTTTAATAGAACCATATCAATCAATTGGTTTTTTAATTTTCTTAGCAGGAGTATTTATATCTGTTTGGGGGAGAAAAGAACTTAAAAATAATTGGAGAACAGCTCGTTGTATAGCCAAGCCAAAGATATTAGTTGATACTGGTCCGTATAAATATGTAAGACATCCAATTTATATTGGTAGCTTATTAATGGGGATTGGCTTTGAGATGACTTTGGCAAGTTATTTCTTAATAATTGTTCTAACTCTTGGGACTGCATTTATAATTAATTGCATGAGGCAAGAGGAATATTTTTTAACATCATGGTTTAAGGAATATGAAGAATATAAGCAAAAAACTAAACTCCCGTTTTAA
- a CDS encoding GatB/YqeY domain-containing protein — protein sequence MELLKQIEVDLIKSIKSKDRDLAVVLRDIKTALLNKEVELRPLEQLMTDEIAVNIIQKQAKKRTEAIEFYKKGGRKDLLEKEANELKILSKYLPVELDKAIIIKIVSEIIKNINAQGMKDFGKVMGMAIKEIKGRASGDKIKQIVQKQLSNI from the coding sequence ATGGAATTATTAAAACAAATTGAAGTAGATTTAATAAAATCTATAAAATCAAAAGACCGTGATTTGGCAGTTGTTTTAAGAGATATAAAAACTGCTTTATTAAATAAAGAAGTTGAATTACGTCCTCTTGAGCAATTAATGACAGATGAGATTGCAGTTAATATAATTCAAAAACAAGCCAAGAAACGGACAGAAGCAATTGAGTTTTATAAAAAAGGAGGCAGAAAGGATTTGCTTGAGAAAGAAGCCAATGAATTAAAAATTTTATCAAAATATTTACCAGTTGAACTTGATAAAGCAATTATTATTAAAATAGTTTCAGAAATTATAAAAAACATAAATGCTCAGGGAATGAAAGATTTTGGCAAGGTAATGGGCATGGCGATAAAAGAAATAAAAGGCAGAGCTTCAGGCGACAAAATTAAACAAATAGTTCAAAAGCAATTATCTAATATTTAA
- a CDS encoding response regulator, whose translation MSATKKIKILIAEDEPDMRNILKGMVSSAGYIVITAENGEQAINLAIKEKPNLILLDIIMPKLDGFEVLKKMEYNPALQNTPVIILSNMGQEKEVAKGKALGAVDYLIKADIHLTEILDKIEKHL comes from the coding sequence ATGTCAGCAACAAAAAAAATTAAAATTTTAATTGCAGAAGACGAGCCAGATATGCGCAATATTTTAAAAGGCATGGTATCCAGTGCCGGCTATATTGTGATTACGGCTGAAAACGGAGAACAAGCAATAAATTTGGCTATCAAAGAAAAGCCAAACTTGATATTGCTTGATATTATAATGCCCAAATTAGATGGGTTTGAAGTTTTGAAAAAAATGGAATACAACCCAGCTTTACAAAATACGCCAGTTATTATTCTGTCTAACATGGGGCAAGAAAAAGAAGTTGCCAAGGGTAAAGCTTTGGGGGCGGTTGATTATTTGATTAAGGCAGATATTCATTTAACTGAAATATTAGATAAAATTGAAAAACATCTTTAA